AGTAGGTGTCGAGGAGGCCCCACGCCTTCAGCTGGTAGTAGAGCGGGATCACCGTCGCCTCGTACGGCAGTACGAGCCCGATCAGCAGGATGCCCATCAGGGGGCCCTTGAGCGGGAACGTGAAGGAAGCGAACGCGTAGCCGGCCGGCACCGAGACGAGCAGGGTCAGCACCACCACGCACACGGCCACCAGCAGGCTGGAGACCAGCGCGCTGGAGAAGAGGCCCTTGTGCCAGGCGGTGGCGAAGTTGTCGAAGTGGAGCGAGGAGGGGACCGAGAAGCCCGTCACCCGCGCGCCCGGCTCGTGCAGCGCCACCAGCAGGATCTGTGCGAACGGATACAGCGCCACGAGCGAGGCGATGACCAGCAGCGCATGGCTGACCACCGACTCGCGGCGCCCGCCGTCCATCGTCGAGCGCCGGGGGCGTACGGGGATGCGGGGGCGGTCCGAACGGCCCGTCGTGCGAGGGCTGTCCACTGTTCGCGCCACGTCACTCATGAGCCCTCCTCGCGCAGCGCCCGCATGATGACGCCGCAGACGAGCAGCGTCAGCACGGTCAGCGCGATGCCGACGGCGGCGGCGCTGCCGACGTGCCGGGTGACGAACGCGCCCTGGTAGATGAAGACACTGGGCACCGTCGTGCTGGTGCCGGGGCCGCCGGTGGTGGTGTTCCAGACGATGTCGAAGTTGCGCAGCGCCTGGGTCACGGTGAGCACCAGCGCGATGCTGATCTCCCCGCGCAGCGCGGGCAGGATCACCGTGAAGAACTCCCGCACGGGCCCCGCGCCATCCAGCCGCGCGGCCTCGAACAGCTCGCGGGGGATCTTCATGGCGCCGGTCAGGAACAGCACCATGCACAGCCCGTACATGATCCACGAGCCGATCAGCCCGACCGAGGGCAGCGCCGTGCCGTAGTCGCCGAGCCAGGAGCGGGCCGCTCCGTCCAGGCCGACGGCGTGCAGCAGCCCGTTGACCGGGCCGTCCGAGTCGTAGATCCAGCGCCAGGACACGGCGATGACGACGGTCGAGAGCACCTGCGGGACGAACAGCAGCGAGCGG
This sequence is a window from Streptomyces sp. NBC_01775. Protein-coding genes within it:
- a CDS encoding carbohydrate ABC transporter permease encodes the protein MSAATTPERAAARGGERRVRAWARRQYWPAYLYLLPGAAFYILFVLRPLFTTAWISLFDWDGLTLGTWTGLDNYTALLSDPALRSSLLHSLVFIVFYALLPVAAGLLLTGLMVRIRIRGLAVFRSLLFVPQVLSTVVIAVSWRWIYDSDGPVNGLLHAVGLDGAARSWLGDYGTALPSVGLIGSWIMYGLCMVLFLTGAMKIPRELFEAARLDGAGPVREFFTVILPALRGEISIALVLTVTQALRNFDIVWNTTTGGPGTSTTVPSVFIYQGAFVTRHVGSAAAVGIALTVLTLLVCGVIMRALREEGS
- a CDS encoding carbohydrate ABC transporter permease, translating into MSDVARTVDSPRTTGRSDRPRIPVRPRRSTMDGGRRESVVSHALLVIASLVALYPFAQILLVALHEPGARVTGFSVPSSLHFDNFATAWHKGLFSSALVSSLLVAVCVVVLTLLVSVPAGYAFASFTFPLKGPLMGILLIGLVLPYEATVIPLYYQLKAWGLLDTYWALILPQVGLSLALGTFWMRNFFAGVPGSLREAAEIDGATRFQTLRKIMLPLAAPAITALAALLFLYAWNEFLLALVLVPNNPDVRTAPLALSFFTSDRRNSDPGVTSAAAVLVALPVLIGYVLLQRKFISGMLSGAVKG